A region of the Microbacterium sp. SL75 genome:
CGTGCGGTTCGGCAGGTCGAGCTCGCGCCACCAGATGATGTCGGTCACGTCGCCGAAGGTGCAGATCATGGCGATGCCCGATCCCTTGTCCTTCTGCGCGAGGGGGTGCGCGAGTACCGGCACCTCGACGTCGAACAGCGGGGTGCGCACGGTCGTGCCGAAAAGCGGCTGGTAGCGCTCGTCATCGGGGTTCGCCACCAGAGCCACGCACGCGGGCAGCAGCTCGGGGCGGGTGGTCTCGATGAACACGTCGCCCGAGCCGTCGGTCTTGGCGAAGCCCACCCGGTGGTAGGCCGCGGGCTGGTCGCGGTCCTCGAGCTCGGCCTGCGCGATCGCGGAGCGGAAGTCGACGTCCCACAGCGTCGGCGCCATCGACTGGTACGCCTCGCCGCGCTCGATGTTGCGCAGGAACGCCAACTGGCTCGTGCGGATCGAGTCGTCGGAGATCGTGCGGTAGGTCTGCGTCCAGTCGACGCTCAGGCCCAGTTCGCGGAAGAGCTCCTCGAACTGCTTCTCGTCTTCGATCGTGAGCTGCTCGCACAGCTCGATGAAGTTGCGGCGGCTGATGGGCACCTGATCGGCGGCCTTGCTGCTCTTGTTGTCGCCGCCCGCGAACGGCGGGGTGAAGTCGGCGTCGTAGGGGAGCGAGGGGTCGCAGCGCACGCCGTAGTAGTTCTGCACGCGGCGCTCGGTGGGCAGGCCGTTGTCGTCCCAGCCCATCGGGTAGAACACGGTCTTGCCGCGCATGCGCTCGAAGCGCACCTTCACGTCGGTGTGCGTGAACGAGAACACGTGACCGATGTGGAGGCTTCCGGATGCCGTCGGCGGCGGGGTGTCCACGGAGTAGACCCCCTGACGACCGGCCTCGGCGGCGCGCAGGCGGTCGAAGACGTACGTCCCGCGCTCACGCCAGGCGGCGTCCCACTTCTGCTCGAGGCCTTCCAGGGCGGGCTTGTCGGGAATGGTGGCCATGGGTGTACTCCTCGAGCGATATGGGCGGCACTGTGTGAGCGTGCCTGATGGGTGTGGCATCCACGATACCGGGGGTGCGACGGGACGTGCGGCGCGAGCTCACCAGAATCGGACCGGTGCAGCGGATTCGGATGCCGCGAGCCCGATGATCCGAATCCGTTGCGACCGTCCGAATCCGTTCGCTGTCGGCGCGACGCCCGCGGCGGACTTTCCGCACCCGGTCCAGGAACGCGGGTAGGCTGGGAGCTTCCCCATCGAAACTTCTGAGGTCTCTGCATGCCTTCTGTGTCGTCCCGCGGGCCGCTCGCCCGCCGCCTGCTGTCGGCCGCCGCGGTCGCGGCGGTCGCCGCTCTCTCGCTCTCCGCCTGTGCCGGATCGGACCCCGCCGCCTCGGGCGACGGCGAGATCGTCTGGGCGATCGAGGGCGCCAACCTCTCGGCCGGGCACATGGACCCGCAGACCAGCCAGCTCGACGTGTCGGCGATGGTGCAGCGGGCCGTGCTCGACTCGCTCGTCTTCCAGGAGTCCGACGGCACCTTCTCGCCCTGGCTCGCCGAGTCGTGGGACGTCGAGGACGGCGGCGCGAGCTACCTCTTCCGCCTGCGTACCGACGTGACCTTCCACGACGGCACCGCGTTCGACGCCGCGGCGGTCAAGGCGAACTTCGATCGCATCGCGAACCCCGAGACCGCCTCGGCCCAGGCTGCGAGCATGCTCGGCGGCGACCTGTACGCCGGCACCGACGTCGTCGACGAGCACACCGTTCGCGTGCGCTTCACCCAGCCGTACGCCCCGTTCCTGCAGGCGGCCAGCACGGCGCTGCTGGGCTTCTATTCGCCCGCCGTGCTCTCGTCCAAGGCCGACCAGCTCAAGGCCGGCGGCCCGGGGGTCACGGTGGGAACCGGTCCCTTCGAGCTCACCGAGTACACGCCCGACCAGGACCTCGTCTACACCCGCAACGACGATTACACCTGGGGCCCCGACGGGGGCGGCAAGCCCGCGGTCAAGACCTTGCGCGTCGACATCCTCCCCGAGGCCTCGGTGCGGGTGGGCGCCCTCTCGAGCGGCCAGGCCGACGTCGTGACGAACCTCCCGCCCAACCTGGTCGCCCAGGTTCCCGCCGACGACACCGTCGAGTCGATCGCCTACCCCGGTCTGCCGTACTCGCTGTTCCTCAACGAGAAGTACGGCGTCTTCGCCGACCAGAAGGTGCGCCAGGCGTTCTCGAAGGCCATCGACGTCGACACCGCCGTGCAGGAGATCTTCTTCGGGCAGTACCCCCGCGCGTGGAGCATCCTCGGCTCGACCACCCCCGGCTACGACGCGAGCCTCGAACAGACGTGGCCCTTCGACCCGACCGCCGCCGACGCCCTTCTCGATGAGGCCGGCTGGACGGGACGGGATGCCGACGGCATCCGTACCAAGAACGGTCAGCGCCTCACCGCGCGCTGGATCGCGTGGACCCCGGTGCCCGACGATCGCGCGGCGCTCGCCAACGCCGTGCAGAGCGACCTCAAGGCCGTGGGCTTCGACCTGCAGCGCGAGGTGCTCGAGCCCGGCGCCTACAACGAGCAGTACGGTCCGAAGACTTACGACGTCACCGACTGGGGCTTCTCGGGCGTGGACGCCGATCTGCTGCGCAGCCACCTGGCGACCGACGGCTTCCAGAACGCCTCCCAGGTGAGCGACCCGGCCATGGATGCGCTTCTCGCGCAGGGGGCGTCGACGACGGACCCCGCCGCCCGTAACGCGATCTACGCGCAGGTGCAGCAGTGGAACGCGCAGCAGGCGGCGATCGTGCCGCTGTACAGCCCCGCGCTGATCAGCGCCGTGCGGCCCGACGTGACGGGTCTCACCTTCGACCTGTACGGCCGCCCGCTGTTCGCCACCGCCTCGGTCGGCTGAGCCCTCGCGCCCTCGACCCCGTCCTCGGATGCCACGCTCTCGGTCGCGCGCCCTCGTGACGCGCCTCGGCGGGATCGTGGCATCCGTCGTGCTCGTGCTGTGGGGGGCTGCGACGCTGGCGTTCGTGGCGTTCCGGATCATCCCGGGCGACCCCGTCGACGTCATGCTCGGCCCGCAGGCGCAGGTCAGTGAGGCCGTGAAGGCGGGGATCCGCAGCGAACTGGGACTCGACCGCCCGGTCTGGGAGCAGTACGCCGCCTTTCTCGGTCGGCTCGTCCGCGGCGATCTGGGGGAGTCGTACCAGCTGCGCCTGCCGGTCACCGAGGTGATCGGGCGACAGCTCGGGCCCACTCTGCAGCTGTCGGCGCTGGCGCTCGGGATCGCGATCCTGCTCGCCGTCGTCACCGCTCTGCTCGTGCGCGGTCGCCGCGGACGGGCCGTGGCCGCGGGCGTCGAGCTGGTCGTGCTGTCGTCGCCGGTGTTCTGGACGGGCCTCGTGCTGCTGAGCGTCTTCTCGTTCCAGCTCGGGTGGTTCCCGGTGTCGGGAGGGCGGGATGCCGCGGCGATCGTGCTCCCCGCGGTGACGCTGGCCCTGCCGGTCGCGGCCCTGCTGTCGCAGGTGCTGCGCGACGGGATCGAGGCCGCCGAGCGCGAGCCGTTCCTGCTCACCGTGCGGGCGCGCGGCGCATCTCGTCGCCGTGAGACCCTGCACCACACGCTGCGGCACGCGAGCGTCGGGGGAGCGACTCTCGCCGCCTACCTGGTGGGGTCGCTCCTGGGCGGTGCCGTTCTCGTCGAGACGGTGTTCGCGCGCCCCGGCCTCGGACGCGTGACGCTGACGGCGATCACCGACCGGGATCTGCCTGTGATCACGGGCGTCATCCTGCTCAGCGCCCTCGTCTTCGTCGTGGTCAACACGATCGTCGACCTCGTCGTCCCCCTGCTCGACCCGCGGCTGCAGTCGTCTGCGGCGGCGCTGCGTGTTCGGACCGGGGTGCCCGCATGACCGCCGTCGTCGCGGGGCGGCACCGCACTCGACCCGGTGCCGTCGTCGCGCTGTCGCTGGCCGGAGTCGTGCTCGCCGTCATCGCTCTCGCCGCCGTCGCCCCGGGCCTGTTGGCGACCCACGATCCCCTGCTCACCGACGTGCGCGCGGCCCTGCAGCCGCCGAGTGCCGCGCACTGGTTCGGCACCGATCAGAGCGGCCGCGACGTGTACTCGCGCGTCGTGTTCGGCGCCGGCCGGTCGGTGGGCATCGGCCTGCTCGCCACGGGCCTCGCCCTGGTCGTCGGCGTGGTCGTGGGCTCGCTGTCGGCCGTCGCGCCGCGATGGGCGGACGCCGCGGCGATGCGCGTCGTCGACGTGCTGCTGGCCTTCCCCGAGTTCCTCGTCGCGCTCCTCGTCGTGGCGGTGCTGGGGCCGGGGCCGGCGAACATCGCCGTGGCCGTGACGATCGCGGCCGTGCCGGTGTACGTGCGTCTCGCGCGTGCGCAGACGCGCTCGCTCGCCGCCGCCGAGCACGTCGAAGCGGCGCGCATCATCGGCGTGCCGGCCGTCGTCGTGCACGGACGGCACGTCCTGCCCGGGGTGCTGGGCGCGGTGAGCGTGCTGGCGACCATCGGCGTCGGCACGAGCATCCTCGCCGCGGCGGGCCTCAGCTTCTTGGGCCTCGGCCCGACCGAGCCCACTCCCGAGTGGGGTCTCATGCTCTCGGCGGGACGCAATCTGCTCCTGCAAGCGCCGTGGGTGGCCGTGTTCCCGGGGCTCGCGATCACCGCGACCGTCGTGAGTGTCAGCGTCGTCGGGCGCATCCTGCGCGCGCGTTCCGAGGAGCGGGGCGCATGAGCGGGGTGCGGGTGCGCGGCTTGCGTATCGACGGCCCCGAGGGGGCGATCGTGCGCGGTCTCGACCTCGACGTCGCGCCGGGGGAGTGCGTGGCGATCGTGGGCGAGTCGGGTGCGGGCAAATCGCTCAGCGCCCGGGCCCTGCTGGGGCTCGTGCCCGAGGGCCTGTCGTGGTCCACGGAGGCGCTCGAGATCGACGGGGCGTCGGCGCAATCCCTGACCGAACGCGACTGGCGTCGCCTGCGCGGCCGACGTATCGCGCTCGTCTCGCAGGACGCCCTCGTCTCTCTCGACCCGCTTCGCCGCGTCGGTGCCGAAGTCGCCGAGCCGATCCGTATCCACGAGCCCGCCGTGCGCGGGGGAGCCCTCGTCGGTCGAGTGCACGACAGTCTCCGGAGGGTGGCGCTCCCCGAACCCGAACGGCGAGCACGTCAGTATCCCCACGAACTCTCGGGCGGTCTGCGCCAGCGGGCGCTCATCGCCTCGGCCCTGTCGGCCACGCCCGCAGTCCTGGTGGCCGACGAGCCCACGACGGCTCTGGATGCCACGGTGCAGGCCCGCGTGCTCGCGCTGCTGCGACGCATCGCCGACGACGGCGTGGCGGTGGTGTTCATCAGCCACGACCTCGGCGCTGTCGCCCGCGTCGCCGACCGGGTCGTCGTGATGCACGAGGGCCGCGTCGTCGAGACGGGGGTCACGGCCGAGGTGCTGGCATCCCCCCGCGATCCGGTGACGCGCGAGCTCGTCGCCGCCGTCTCGCACGAGCCGCTGGGTCGAGCCCCGCGCGCGGATGCCCCGATCTTCACCGCCGAGGGCATCACGAAGCGCTTCGGCGAGCGGGTCGCCGTCGACGACGTCTCTTTCGAGGTGCGCCGGGGCCGCACGCTGGCAGTGGTGGGGGAGTCGGGGTCGGGCAAGACGACCCTGGCGCGCCTGGCGGTCGGGGTGACCCGCGCCGATGCGGGACGCCTGCGTTTCGTCGAGCGCGACTGGACGCCCGGTGTCGCTCGCGGCGCCGATCGTCGCCGCGTGCAGCTGGTGCAGCAGAACCCCTGGGGGGCGCTCGATCCGCGCTGGAGCGTCGGTCGCACCCTCGCCGAGGCCGCGGCTGCGGGCGGGGTGCCCCGCGCGGCCCGCCGCTCAGCCGTCGCCGCCCTCCTCGACGAGGTCGGGCTCTCGCCCGCGTTCGCGCGCCGCCGGCCCGCTCAGCTCTCGGGCGGTCAGCGCCAGCGTGTCGCGATCGCGCGGGCGCTTGCGGTGTCTCCCGACCTGCTCGTTCTGGACGAACCCGTGTCGG
Encoded here:
- a CDS encoding ABC transporter substrate-binding protein; translated protein: MPSVSSRGPLARRLLSAAAVAAVAALSLSACAGSDPAASGDGEIVWAIEGANLSAGHMDPQTSQLDVSAMVQRAVLDSLVFQESDGTFSPWLAESWDVEDGGASYLFRLRTDVTFHDGTAFDAAAVKANFDRIANPETASAQAASMLGGDLYAGTDVVDEHTVRVRFTQPYAPFLQAASTALLGFYSPAVLSSKADQLKAGGPGVTVGTGPFELTEYTPDQDLVYTRNDDYTWGPDGGGKPAVKTLRVDILPEASVRVGALSSGQADVVTNLPPNLVAQVPADDTVESIAYPGLPYSLFLNEKYGVFADQKVRQAFSKAIDVDTAVQEIFFGQYPRAWSILGSTTPGYDASLEQTWPFDPTAADALLDEAGWTGRDADGIRTKNGQRLTARWIAWTPVPDDRAALANAVQSDLKAVGFDLQREVLEPGAYNEQYGPKTYDVTDWGFSGVDADLLRSHLATDGFQNASQVSDPAMDALLAQGASTTDPAARNAIYAQVQQWNAQQAAIVPLYSPALISAVRPDVTGLTFDLYGRPLFATASVG
- a CDS encoding ABC transporter permease; the protein is MPRSRSRALVTRLGGIVASVVLVLWGAATLAFVAFRIIPGDPVDVMLGPQAQVSEAVKAGIRSELGLDRPVWEQYAAFLGRLVRGDLGESYQLRLPVTEVIGRQLGPTLQLSALALGIAILLAVVTALLVRGRRGRAVAAGVELVVLSSPVFWTGLVLLSVFSFQLGWFPVSGGRDAAAIVLPAVTLALPVAALLSQVLRDGIEAAEREPFLLTVRARGASRRRETLHHTLRHASVGGATLAAYLVGSLLGGAVLVETVFARPGLGRVTLTAITDRDLPVITGVILLSALVFVVVNTIVDLVVPLLDPRLQSSAAALRVRTGVPA
- a CDS encoding ABC transporter permease; translated protein: MTAVVAGRHRTRPGAVVALSLAGVVLAVIALAAVAPGLLATHDPLLTDVRAALQPPSAAHWFGTDQSGRDVYSRVVFGAGRSVGIGLLATGLALVVGVVVGSLSAVAPRWADAAAMRVVDVLLAFPEFLVALLVVAVLGPGPANIAVAVTIAAVPVYVRLARAQTRSLAAAEHVEAARIIGVPAVVVHGRHVLPGVLGAVSVLATIGVGTSILAAAGLSFLGLGPTEPTPEWGLMLSAGRNLLLQAPWVAVFPGLAITATVVSVSVVGRILRARSEERGA
- a CDS encoding dipeptide ABC transporter ATP-binding protein, which encodes MSGVRVRGLRIDGPEGAIVRGLDLDVAPGECVAIVGESGAGKSLSARALLGLVPEGLSWSTEALEIDGASAQSLTERDWRRLRGRRIALVSQDALVSLDPLRRVGAEVAEPIRIHEPAVRGGALVGRVHDSLRRVALPEPERRARQYPHELSGGLRQRALIASALSATPAVLVADEPTTALDATVQARVLALLRRIADDGVAVVFISHDLGAVARVADRVVVMHEGRVVETGVTAEVLASPRDPVTRELVAAVSHEPLGRAPRADAPIFTAEGITKRFGERVAVDDVSFEVRRGRTLAVVGESGSGKTTLARLAVGVTRADAGRLRFVERDWTPGVARGADRRRVQLVQQNPWGALDPRWSVGRTLAEAAAAGGVPRAARRSAVAALLDEVGLSPAFARRRPAQLSGGQRQRVAIARALAVSPDLLVLDEPVSALDASVRAKILERLLDLQRERDLAMIFVTHDLDVVAAIADDVIVMKDGRVVDQGTVSCVFAAPRHPFTRELLAAAGLGTPAE